The sequence below is a genomic window from candidate division WOR-3 bacterium.
TTGATTTTATGATTCTTTCTCACGCTCATATTGACCACTCCGGTAATATTCCGAATCTTGTAAAAAATGGCTTTTCAAAAAAAATTTATGCCACTTCAGCTACAATAGATCTTCTTAAGCATCTTCTTCTTGATTCTGCTCATATTCACGAAAGAGATGCGGAGTATTTAAATAAGAAGCACAAAGAGGAGAAAATTGAGCCCCTTTACACAATAAAAGATGTGGAAAAGTCCTTTGAGCTTTTTGTTCCTATTCCTTATAGAACTAAAGAAGAAAGAGGAATTAGCTTTGAGTTTTTTGATGCAGGGCATATTTTAGGTTCGGCAGAAGTTTTGTTTGAAGTGGATGGGCAGAAAATTCTTTTTACTGGGGATCTTGGAAGAAGTAATTTGCCAATATTAAGAGATCCGGAAATTCCTGGGAAGGTTGATATACTTATTATGGAAAGCACTTATGGGAATAAGGTTCATCGTGATATTGAGTATGTTAAAAAAGACCTTGAAGAAGTTTTGAAAAAAGCAATAGAAAGAAGAAGTAAAGTTATAATACCTTCTTTTGCCTTAGAGAGGGCTCAAGAAGTTATATACGCAATAAACTCTCTTATTTTGGAGAAAAGAGTTCCCAAGATTCCCATCTACGTTGATTCTCCTCTTACTGTTGAGATAACGGGTGTTTTTATGAAGCATCCAGAGTATTTTGATGAAGAAGCTTATAGGCTTTTGCGGGAAAATCATCTTTTTAATTTTGGAGAGATAACTTATATAAGAGATGTTGAAGAATCTAAAGCTCTGAATGATAAAAAAGGCCCGATGGTGATTATTTCTGCTTCTGGAATGTGTGAGCATGGAAGGATTCTTCATCATTTGAAGAATAATATTGAAGACGAAAAAAATATAATTTTAATTGTTGGGTATCAAGCTGAGAATACCCTTGGCAGAAAACTCGTTGAGAAAGAAGAAGTAGTAAATATTTTTGGAGAGCCTTATAAAAGGAAAGCCGAGGTTGTTGTCCTTAACGAATTTAGTGCTCATGCAGATAGGAACGATCTTATCTCCTTTGTAGAAAAAGTCTCTCCAAAGAGAATAATTCTTGTGCATGGGGAAGAATCTCAGATAATCCCATTTGGTTTGACACTAAGGGAGATGGGATATAAGGTCGACATTCCTGAAAAATTGGGGTCAGGTCTTGATTTTTGAATTTATCTTCTTAAATTATTATTGATGAGCAGGCCATTAAGAATAGAGTTTTCTGGTGCTGTTTATCATATAACATCCCGGGGGAATGGGAAAGAGGACATATTTTTTGATGATAGTGATAGGAAGCTCTTTCTCTCTATTTTTTGGGAAGTTGTAAAGAGGGAAAAGTGGATTTGTTATGCATATTGTCTTATGAATAATCACTATCATTTGTTAATAGAGACGCCTAAGCCAAATCTTTCAGAGGGAATGAGACAGCTAAATGGAAATTATGCGCAGAAACTAAATTATAAAAGGAAGAGTGTTGGCCATATTTTTCAAGATAGATTTAAGTCAATTCTTGTGGAAAAGGAAAATTATCTTTTAGAATTGTGTAGATATATTGTGTTAAATCCTGTTAGGGCCGGATTAGTTGAAGCTCCTGAGGAATGGGAGTGGAGTAGTTATAAGGCAATGATTGGCTTGGTTAAGCCCCCAGAACTTCTTAATATTTCGTGGATTTTATCAAATTTTGATGAGGATTTAGAAAAAGCCATGGAAAGGTATAAAAAATTTGTGCTTGAGGGAATTGGGAAGGAGAGCCCTTGGAAGGAATTACGAGGTAGGATCTTCCTGGGAAGTAAAAATTTTATTGAGAAGTATGAAGAAAAGTTATTGGAGAAGGAGAAGGATGTAGAAATTGCAAAAGTGGAGAGGTTTGCGAATAGACCAGAATTGGAACAAATATTTAGAAACATAAAGACAAAAGAGGAAAAGGAAGGGAAAATATATCAAGCATATGAAGAATTTAGATATAACCTGAAGGAGATTGGAAACTTTCTTGGGATTCATTATTCAACGGTTAGCAAAATTGTTAAGAGACAGAAAAATGGAATTCAAAAATCAAGACCTGACCCCAATGGGTAGGGAGGTGCATAGGTGTGTAAAGGATTACACAGGTTGTGGAGATTAAGTTTTTGAAAATTAAGGACTTATTTTTTGGAATGAAGTTTGTATATTTTAAAAAGAAGGAGGAAAAATGAAAAGGAAGGGTTTTACAATAATTGAATTATTGGTTGTAATTGCTGCAATAGGGATTTTAGCTCTTTTGGGTGTTCCTGCTTTTAGTAGGTTATATCAGAGAAATAAAATAGAGGAGACAAAGAATGCAATTGTTAGTTTTTATCAAAGAGTTAATAGATATGCAGCTTCAGAAGGTGTGGATTATATAATGAAAATTGGAGGAGACTCTTTGGAATGTGTGAAAGATACTCTGGTAAGTTGGGCGCCAAAAGATTACTTTGTTTTGGAGCCAAGGTTTTCTTTAAATTGTGGGGGTGGGCCACTCATCTTAACTGTAGAAAGAGACGGCTTTGTTAGAGCAAGAAATAATCGGAGAAGTTTTGAAGTTGAGGATAAGAAAACCGGCATTAAATTAGAGTTTTATATTTCGCCTATTGGCGTTATGGAGGTGAGGAGAAAATGAAAAGAGGATTTACTCTGATAGAACTTATTGTCAGCATATTAATTTTTACTATTGTAATGGTTGGGGTTGTTATGTTTAATGCCCAGAATAGCCGTTCGATTACGAAGTCAGAAAGAGACGCAAGGAAAGCTCTTCTTAGAGAAAGAGCAATTGAGGAATTTAAGGGGTGGTTAAAAGCTTCACCTGTTGCGGGAGAAAGATTTGATTTTATTTGGAATAATCTTGCTATAGGAGACTCTATTGGAGGAGCTATTGATTCTGGAACAGGGATAAGAGTGAGATTAGAAGTTGGTTCATTTTATCCTGAGAAAGAAGTTAATTTAGGTAGACCAGGGGTATATTTAGGAGTTAGAACGATAACTTCTGATCCAAGGAGTAAGGTTGATACACAGCTTGTTTTTATTTCCAGGCATAATTAGGAGGAAAGATGAAGAATAAAGGTTTCACTCTTATTGAAATTGTTGTAGTTGTGGTTGTGCTTGGGATAGTGGTTGGGATGATATATGAAAATTTCTTTTATAATGAGAAGGCTTTACGAAGGCAAAGATCGTGGTCTGAGATGAATACAAAAGCAAGAAAAGCTTCTACATATATTTCAAAAGAAATTAGAATGATTGGTTATTCTGGAAAGGATCCTGGGAGACCTTCGCAGTCTTTTGGAATAATAAGTGGAGAGCCAAATAGACTTGTTTATTCTCACGATATTGATGGTCCTGAGTTAGGAGTTGTTGATTCGGTAGATATTCATTCTATAGAATTGAGGCATGATACATTATATATAGATGGGAATTTTGCAATGGATAATGTAATTTCGCTTAGATTTACCTATGTGGATGAAGCTGGAAATGAGGTTAATAATTTCCCTATTAGAGAAGTTGATCCCTCAGGAAATTGGATTTTTCCTCCTGGAGCTTCTTTAGTAGACCATATAGAATATCATCTTCAAATTTTGAATCCTTTTGTTTCAGTTAGAGACACAATTCATTATAGAGGTCTTGCATCTTTAAGAAATAGTAGACCAAATTAGGAGGTTCAAATGAATGAGAAAAGCAAAGAAGGTATTTCAATGGTAATTATCCTCTGGATTATGGCAATTCTTACAATTTTAACAACTGCGACAGCTCTTATGACAAAAGGAGATATAGCTTCCACTTTAAACTTAATAAAAAGAAAAGGAGCTCTTCAACTTGCTGAAAATGGAGCGGAATATTT
It includes:
- a CDS encoding MBL fold metallo-hydrolase; translated protein: MKIEFYGATKEVTGSKFILDTGTQRILVECGLFQGKRKESEKKNREFLFDVKEIDFMILSHAHIDHSGNIPNLVKNGFSKKIYATSATIDLLKHLLLDSAHIHERDAEYLNKKHKEEKIEPLYTIKDVEKSFELFVPIPYRTKEERGISFEFFDAGHILGSAEVLFEVDGQKILFTGDLGRSNLPILRDPEIPGKVDILIMESTYGNKVHRDIEYVKKDLEEVLKKAIERRSKVIIPSFALERAQEVIYAINSLILEKRVPKIPIYVDSPLTVEITGVFMKHPEYFDEEAYRLLRENHLFNFGEITYIRDVEESKALNDKKGPMVIISASGMCEHGRILHHLKNNIEDEKNIILIVGYQAENTLGRKLVEKEEVVNIFGEPYKRKAEVVVLNEFSAHADRNDLISFVEKVSPKRIILVHGEESQIIPFGLTLREMGYKVDIPEKLGSGLDF
- a CDS encoding transposase; its protein translation is MSRPLRIEFSGAVYHITSRGNGKEDIFFDDSDRKLFLSIFWEVVKREKWICYAYCLMNNHYHLLIETPKPNLSEGMRQLNGNYAQKLNYKRKSVGHIFQDRFKSILVEKENYLLELCRYIVLNPVRAGLVEAPEEWEWSSYKAMIGLVKPPELLNISWILSNFDEDLEKAMERYKKFVLEGIGKESPWKELRGRIFLGSKNFIEKYEEKLLEKEKDVEIAKVERFANRPELEQIFRNIKTKEEKEGKIYQAYEEFRYNLKEIGNFLGIHYSTVSKIVKRQKNGIQKSRPDPNG
- a CDS encoding prepilin-type N-terminal cleavage/methylation domain-containing protein, with product MKRKGFTIIELLVVIAAIGILALLGVPAFSRLYQRNKIEETKNAIVSFYQRVNRYAASEGVDYIMKIGGDSLECVKDTLVSWAPKDYFVLEPRFSLNCGGGPLILTVERDGFVRARNNRRSFEVEDKKTGIKLEFYISPIGVMEVRRK
- a CDS encoding type II secretion system protein, which gives rise to MKRGFTLIELIVSILIFTIVMVGVVMFNAQNSRSITKSERDARKALLRERAIEEFKGWLKASPVAGERFDFIWNNLAIGDSIGGAIDSGTGIRVRLEVGSFYPEKEVNLGRPGVYLGVRTITSDPRSKVDTQLVFISRHN
- a CDS encoding prepilin-type N-terminal cleavage/methylation domain-containing protein yields the protein MKNKGFTLIEIVVVVVVLGIVVGMIYENFFYNEKALRRQRSWSEMNTKARKASTYISKEIRMIGYSGKDPGRPSQSFGIISGEPNRLVYSHDIDGPELGVVDSVDIHSIELRHDTLYIDGNFAMDNVISLRFTYVDEAGNEVNNFPIREVDPSGNWIFPPGASLVDHIEYHLQILNPFVSVRDTIHYRGLASLRNSRPN